A stretch of the Humulus lupulus unplaced genomic scaffold, drHumLupu1.1 SCAFFOLD_159, whole genome shotgun sequence genome encodes the following:
- the LOC133811495 gene encoding E3 ubiquitin-protein ligase BRE1-like 1 → MTETKVEDASREPGRKEIIAEFKALVSSFPVEMENMQDQLRKHKETASDVHSLRADVQFLSSILDRKVKECETLFARFTGQAAEIQKLQTVVCIMFSDLYLLHGH, encoded by the exons ATGACTGAAACAAAGGTGGAAGATGCTTCAAGAGAACCTG GAAGAAAAGAAATCATTGCAGAATTTAAAGCCTTGGTGTCTTCCTTTCCTGTGgaaatggaaaacatgcaagacCAATTGCGAAAACATAAAGAAACTGCTTCAGATGTTCATTCTTTGAGGGCTGATGTGCAATTTCTTTCTAGCATTCTTGACAGGAAG GTGAAAGAGTGTGAAACTCTATTCGCTAGATTCACTGGTCAGGCTGCTGAGATACAGAAATTGCAAACCGTGGTATGTATTATGTTTTCAGATTTGTATCTTTTACATGGTCACTAG